TTTCAGCGGTTGCCCCTTCAAATGGATTACATGTATCTAACAATTCCCCATCATGGCATACCTCTAAACCAGTATTATCAGCACATGCACCTACACCACAAAAAGTTACAGAAGCAACATAATTCTCATCAACATCGCCACTACAGTTGTTATCAATTCCGTCACAAATAGAATCTTCAGCACCTGGATTTATTGCAGAATCATTATCATCACAGTCAACATCTGCTGGGTATCCGTCTCCATCATCATCTGGAGGTGGTGCTTCACAAACTATACAAATTGGAAATTGATCAGAATTACCAAAAAATACAAACGGATCATCACAGAATCCATCAGAATTAGTATCAAAACATCCCTCATTGGGCTCATCAAAGTTATTCCAAGTGTTTCCACCAATTGGTGGGATTTGATTCCAAATATTGTTTCCAGTAGAATCACGAGCCTGTATTGCATTATCTATGAATGAATTATTGTGGACGCTGTTAAGAGATGATGAAGAATATAGTCCAACTCCCACATTGTTTGAGTCAAATTCATTATTAGTTACAGAATTACCAGTTGCAGTGGCAGTGGCAATTCCGTTTTTGTTTGATTTGAAAAGATTTTCAGTCATCACATTATTATTAGATTTGTAAATCGATATTCCATCCAGTACATTTAATTCAAAAACATTCTGCAAAAACAAATTATTATCAGAGTCAACAAGACTTATTCCATTAGTCTGACTATTAGAAATGGTATTTCCTGAAATTGTATTTCCATTTGAGAAAGAACGGAGTTGTATATTTTCGCTATTATTTGAAAAGAAGTTATCAGAAATCACATTATTAGTTCCAAAATACAACTTTACTCCAAGATGAAAATCAGAGATAGTTGTGTCAGTAACAGTAATTCCATTTTTGCTGGAAATATCAATGCCAAAACCAGTCCCATCTCCTGAAATTGAATGACCATCACCATCCAAAGTTATCCCATTTGCAGAAACTACAAAACATGTGCCAGATGTAGTGATATCAGAAATCACAACATAGGTTTCTCCTGCAACATTTAGAGTCTGACATGAAGAAACAGGGGTAAGTGCAAATGCATCATGTGATGTGCCAATTATTCCTAAAAATAAAACACCAAATAGTACAAAAAGAACTACTCTACTAACCATGCCTAAAAATTATGACGTAGCAGAATTACTTAAAGATGTTCTGAATCATTAGATGTTTTGGTACTAGATCATTAAGAGGTCAAAAATAGTCACTTTCTAACTGTAAATCGATTATTTGGAAAAAACCCTAACAAATCAAAATGTCCTTGAGTGGGATCTTCGCAATCCACACCTCAAAGAGTTTGTATCCACAGAAAACTCGATAATAAAGATGAGGCTCAAGTTCTTAAAAAGTATTCCTCATAATTGCTTTGAGATTTTTATTGAGTATTGCTGAGATTAAAAAAGATGAATTCAAGAAATGCAGTTTTGCCCATAATTTTGATTCTAGGTTTAATTATCATTCCACCAGTATTTGCAGAACCTTCGGTCTCAATAATTATGGAAAAAACAACATACAGTTATTGTGAGAAATTATTCTATACGATAAAGGTGTCAGAGATAACAGGGGATCCCGCAATTATACATATTCGAGATGAATCAGGCAAAGGAAGCAGTGCAATTCCAATTCCAATAAGTGATTTTGAAAATCCCATTCCATCATTGATTGCTTTTCAAGAGGAAATATTTCCACTAGGAAAATACTTCATTGATGTACAGTATTCAGGTTCAGAAACCACTGCAGAATTTACACTAATTGATTCAAATAAAATATGCATTCCTGAAGTTATAAAACCTATTTTAGCTAACTGGCTTAGTGGAAATATTTCTGATGGATTTTTAATGGATGCAATTCAAAAATATATCAGTACAGATATCATTGTAGTACCATTTGAGATTAACGAATCAAATGTTTATGATATTGAAATTCCAGAATGGGTCAAAAATGTAGGATATTGGTGGATTGAAGGTGATATTACAGATGATGATTTTTCTCAAGCATTTAATTATTTATTAGAAAGAAAAATTATTTCATCATCGAGTTTGTTCAATAATGAAATATGAACAGACATACAATTATCACATCAATTGCAATAATAGTAATCATAATTGTATTTGGACATTCAGGATTTAGTATTTTAGGAGCTAATCAATTAGAATACAGATGGGATAATCCCGGAGATTTTTCTTTTTTTACAATGTCAAATCATGGGGAAATGGAATTTTGCAATACAATTCCATTTTGGGTTAGTTTCCAAAAATTTGAAATCACAACATTTTATGATGCAGAAAATATCGGAGTATTTTCCATAGACCCAATGACCATCAACCCACTATCATCTGTTGTTAAAAAAGGAGTTTTTTCATCAAGTGAACTATCTGCTACTCAACATATTTTCATGACGCTTGATTTTGAGTTTGATGGTGGAGATATTAGACTAGATCCAAATAAGCTAATTGTTGTGATTAGGACAGACACACCAATTATAGGCATAATTCCATACTCAACTACAACTCAAATTTCAGGATTTGATTTTGATAAAACTATGAATGCTGAAGATTTAACTTGTGATTAATTTGAGCTTTTACTAGCCTTTGACATTATTGCCAAAATCAGTCCTACAGTTCCTGCAATTACAAATGCTGCAACAACACCCATTATCATTTGTCTACCCATTCCTTGAGATGGTTTATCAGAAGACATGGATGGATCAATTACACAAACACCATCTTTTAGAATAGTTCCAGGACCACATTGAGTTTTTGGTGTTTCTGTCTTTGGTGTTTCTTCAACTACTGGTTCTTCAGTTTCTTCAATTACTGGTTCTTCAGTTTCTTCAATTACTGGTTCTTCAGTTTCTTCAACTACTGGTTCTTCAGTTTCTTCAATTACTGGTTCTTCAGTTTCTTCAACTACTTCACTACCAAAAACAGTACCAATAATCTCTAACTCTTCAGTGCCAGAGGGTAATTCAATACTCAAAGTTCTACTAGTAGAAGTTGTTTCAATTTCTGTAAAAGTGGCCTCAATGCCATCTGCCAATACAAAATAATCTTCATCCAATCCCTCATAAATAGAATCAAAGAAAGTTCTCTCAAAAGTAATATCCAAAACTCCAGTAGAATCAGTTACTTCAACTGCAAGTATTAATGAAACAAAATTAGTATCAGCTTCAATGGCAGATACTGTCATTCCTATTGTAGAATACTCTACATCATAAGAAGTCCCATCAACTGTCACAGACATTGTCTCAGCATAAACTAGTGCTGTGGAGATTATTGTAAATAGAATTAATCCAATAGATATTTTCAAAAGAGAATTGACATTAGGAAGGTGTCTTAGCATATCAGACTGACTTTTTTCCATTCTGTTTTTAGTTAACACTCTTTGTAAACCTCCAAATTGACGTTA
The window above is part of the Nitrosopumilus sp. genome. Proteins encoded here:
- a CDS encoding NosD domain-containing protein, translated to MVSRVVLFVLFGVLFLGIIGTSHDAFALTPVSSCQTLNVAGETYVVISDITTSGTCFVVSANGITLDGDGHSISGDGTGFGIDISSKNGITVTDTTISDFHLGVKLYFGTNNVISDNFFSNNSENIQLRSFSNGNTISGNTISNSQTNGISLVDSDNNLFLQNVFELNVLDGISIYKSNNNVMTENLFKSNKNGIATATATGNSVTNNEFDSNNVGVGLYSSSSLNSVHNNSFIDNAIQARDSTGNNIWNQIPPIGGNTWNNFDEPNEGCFDTNSDGFCDDPFVFFGNSDQFPICIVCEAPPPDDDGDGYPADVDCDDNDSAINPGAEDSICDGIDNNCSGDVDENYVASVTFCGVGACADNTGLEVCHDGELLDTCNPFEGATAEICDGIDNDCDGIINEAPMCFALCNDNGDFDVGLGQCVCDTGFGGDFCEGIDSDLDGIIDDVDNCVYFTNPDQSDADGDGIGDACNDANDADGDEFDDLIDNCPAIFNPDQSDVDGDGLGDVCDNQSPVCSSATPSVNSLWPANNKMTEVFILGVTDPDGDDVTITVTEITQDEPINGNADGSGVGTNTAQVRAQSDGNGDGRVYEISFSAVDGVGGMCVGTVNVGVPHDQSDTTVIDSGQNYNSLE
- a CDS encoding thr operon leader peptide, translating into MNRHTIITSIAIIVIIIVFGHSGFSILGANQLEYRWDNPGDFSFFTMSNHGEMEFCNTIPFWVSFQKFEITTFYDAENIGVFSIDPMTINPLSSVVKKGVFSSSELSATQHIFMTLDFEFDGGDIRLDPNKLIVVIRTDTPIIGIIPYSTTTQISGFDFDKTMNAEDLTCD